The following proteins are encoded in a genomic region of Aquifex aeolicus VF5:
- a CDS encoding aldo/keto reductase, whose translation MLYKEFEGLRLSEMGVGTYLGELDEETDRGYYETIKKAVELGINVVDTAINYRYMKSERVVGKVLQEVEREKVIVSTKGGYIPYDVESGEDPKEYFEKNFLKTGIIDLSEMTPQGHYLGREFINWCFNKSLENMKTDYIDVYFLHNPEEQLLYVDRNRFNKKVAECFELLEEKVSEGKLKFYGFATWHGFRLTPSSRQYLSLLEILDIAKSVAGENHHFKFIQLPYNLGMPEAFTLKNQQVSGKTLSTLEAAQELGVYTYISATIYQGNVIGRVPERLKEFFGLENDVHVAIQFVRSTPGVGTFLIGMSKTQHLLENIKVLEIPPVEREKFLTLFK comes from the coding sequence ATGCTTTACAAAGAGTTTGAAGGATTAAGACTTTCAGAAATGGGCGTCGGGACGTATCTCGGTGAGCTCGACGAGGAGACGGACAGGGGTTATTACGAAACGATAAAGAAGGCTGTTGAGCTTGGAATAAACGTTGTTGATACCGCAATCAATTACAGGTACATGAAGAGCGAAAGGGTTGTGGGTAAAGTCCTTCAGGAGGTTGAAAGGGAAAAGGTAATTGTTTCCACAAAAGGCGGATACATCCCCTACGACGTAGAAAGCGGTGAAGACCCTAAGGAGTACTTTGAAAAGAACTTTCTAAAGACGGGGATTATAGACCTCTCTGAAATGACACCTCAGGGACACTACCTTGGAAGGGAATTCATAAACTGGTGCTTCAACAAAAGCCTTGAAAACATGAAAACCGATTACATAGACGTGTACTTCCTACATAACCCAGAGGAGCAACTCCTTTACGTGGACAGGAATCGTTTCAATAAAAAGGTGGCCGAGTGTTTTGAACTTTTAGAGGAGAAGGTTTCGGAAGGAAAGCTCAAGTTCTACGGCTTTGCAACGTGGCACGGTTTTAGACTTACTCCCTCTTCTAGGCAGTACTTAAGTCTTTTGGAAATTCTGGACATAGCAAAGAGCGTTGCGGGCGAAAACCACCACTTTAAGTTCATACAGCTCCCCTACAACCTCGGTATGCCGGAAGCCTTCACGCTTAAGAACCAGCAGGTAAGTGGCAAAACGCTATCCACTCTGGAAGCTGCACAGGAACTCGGCGTTTACACGTATATCAGCGCAACCATTTATCAGGGAAACGTAATAGGAAGAGTACCCGAAAGGTTAAAGGAATTCTTCGGACTTGAAAACGACGTTCACGTGGCCATACAGTTTGTAAGGAGCACCCCGGGAGTGGGAACTTTCCTAATAGGAATGAGCAAGACTCAACACCTGCTCGAAAACATCAAAGTCCTTGAAATACCGCCGGTAGAGAGGGAAAAGTTTTTAACACTCTTTAAGTGA
- a CDS encoding ParB/RepB/Spo0J family partition protein, which translates to MYTLREPYKGYEVKVTLLPIEDIVIPPIQRDLSETLIKKLMLSIEKVGFVDPILVVEGEEGKYEVINGQHRLKAAELLGIREIPAIILPQETKDYIISLNVEKAPNLKDKAHQAYEIFMKYLKENPEMEEVELENMVEEPYFLTVGFITDRFGEKRFPAYAFEKVLKKVDEFLGLPLEEAERERENRANVLRDVREVMEEKYQELGLTNALHKEAIISKAFQSVYGKRVRKVDDDFYTVFEKIKEAIPRVSFTEEELESF; encoded by the coding sequence ATGTACACGCTCAGAGAACCCTACAAAGGCTACGAGGTCAAAGTAACGCTCCTGCCTATAGAGGATATAGTAATCCCTCCCATACAGAGGGATTTATCGGAGACATTGATAAAGAAGTTAATGCTCAGCATAGAAAAAGTTGGATTTGTAGATCCCATACTCGTCGTTGAAGGAGAAGAAGGAAAGTACGAGGTGATAAACGGTCAGCACAGACTCAAGGCTGCGGAACTCCTCGGCATAAGGGAAATTCCCGCAATAATTCTGCCTCAGGAAACTAAAGACTACATAATATCCCTCAACGTTGAAAAGGCACCGAACTTAAAGGACAAGGCTCATCAGGCTTACGAGATATTCATGAAGTACCTTAAGGAAAATCCCGAAATGGAGGAAGTGGAGCTCGAAAACATGGTGGAAGAACCTTACTTCCTTACGGTTGGTTTCATTACTGACCGCTTCGGAGAAAAGAGGTTTCCCGCTTACGCCTTTGAAAAGGTTCTGAAAAAAGTAGACGAGTTTTTAGGTCTTCCCCTGGAGGAAGCGGAGAGGGAAAGGGAAAACAGGGCAAACGTCCTGAGAGACGTCAGGGAAGTTATGGAGGAGAAGTATCAGGAACTCGGACTCACAAACGCCCTTCACAAGGAAGCGATAATTTCTAAAGCCTTCCAGTCCGTGTACGGAAAGAGAGTAAGGAAGGTAGATGACGACTTTTATACGGTATTTGAAAAGATAAAGGAAGCCATACCCAGAGTTTCCTTTACCGAAGAAGAGCTGGAAAGCTTTTAA
- the murI gene encoding glutamate racemase has translation MKIGIFDSGAGGMTVLKAIREAYPNVDVVYLGDTARVPYGIRSKETIVRYSKECANFLKDKGVDLLVVACNTASAYALEELKREFPFPVFGVIEPGVKEALRKSKTKRIGVIGTQATIKSGAYQEALKRAGAEVYSKACPLFVPLVEEGMIEGEIPKKVVEHYLKDFKGKVDTLILGCTHYPLLKREIQNFLEGVNVIDSSRATAKSLKDFVKNEGSGSLELYFTDRSQNLERLIKLILGEEVEPKITSEVFVL, from the coding sequence ATGAAAATAGGGATTTTTGACAGTGGTGCGGGGGGAATGACGGTTTTAAAAGCCATAAGGGAAGCTTATCCGAACGTGGACGTAGTTTACTTGGGAGATACAGCAAGAGTTCCTTACGGGATACGTTCAAAGGAAACGATAGTAAGGTACTCAAAGGAGTGCGCAAACTTCCTGAAGGACAAGGGTGTTGACTTGCTCGTAGTCGCATGCAATACTGCAAGCGCCTACGCCCTTGAAGAATTAAAGAGGGAGTTTCCCTTTCCAGTTTTCGGAGTAATAGAGCCGGGAGTTAAGGAAGCCCTTAGAAAATCAAAAACGAAGAGAATAGGAGTCATAGGCACGCAGGCTACTATAAAGAGCGGTGCTTATCAGGAAGCCTTAAAAAGGGCAGGAGCAGAGGTTTACTCAAAAGCCTGTCCGCTCTTTGTGCCTCTGGTGGAAGAAGGAATGATTGAGGGAGAAATACCGAAAAAGGTAGTGGAGCATTACCTGAAGGACTTTAAGGGAAAGGTGGATACATTAATCCTCGGTTGTACTCACTATCCTCTGCTCAAAAGGGAAATACAAAACTTTCTGGAAGGTGTGAATGTGATAGACTCCTCCCGTGCAACCGCGAAATCCTTAAAGGACTTTGTAAAAAACGAAGGAAGCGGAAGTCTTGAGCTTTACTTTACGGACAGGTCTCAGAATTTAGAGAGGTTAATTAAGTTAATACTCGGAGAGGAAGTAGAGCCAAAGATAACCTCGGAAGTATTCGTTCTTTAA
- the kdtA gene encoding 3-deoxy-D-manno-octulosonic acid transferase, whose amino-acid sequence MQFEVLKRFFPKESLKNCKGALWVHTASIGEFNTFLPILKELKREHRILLTYFSPRAREYLKTKSDFYDCLHPLPLDNPFSVKRFEELSKPKALIVVEREFWPSLIIFTKVPKILVNAYAKGSLIEKILSKKFDLIIMRTQEDVEKFKTFGAKRVFSCGNLKFICQKGKGIKLKGEFIVAGSIHTGEVEIILKAFKEIKKTYSSLKLILVPRHIENAKIFEKKARDFGFKTSFFENLEGDVILVDRFGILKELYPVGKIAIVGGTFVNIGGHNLLEPTCWGIPVIYGPYTHKVNDLKEFLEKEGAGFEVKNETELVTKLTELLSVKKEIKVEEKSREIKGCYLEKLREFLRGL is encoded by the coding sequence ATGCAATTTGAAGTCCTGAAGAGGTTTTTCCCTAAAGAGAGTCTGAAAAATTGCAAAGGAGCTTTATGGGTTCACACAGCAAGTATAGGAGAATTCAATACTTTCCTACCTATCCTTAAAGAACTAAAAAGAGAACACAGAATTCTGCTCACTTACTTTTCCCCCCGTGCAAGGGAATACCTAAAGACAAAAAGTGATTTTTACGACTGCCTTCATCCTCTCCCTCTTGATAACCCATTTTCCGTAAAGAGATTTGAAGAACTATCAAAACCAAAAGCCTTAATAGTAGTTGAAAGGGAATTCTGGCCCTCTTTAATAATTTTTACTAAAGTTCCCAAAATCCTCGTCAACGCCTACGCAAAAGGGAGTTTAATAGAGAAAATTCTCTCAAAAAAATTTGACTTAATAATAATGAGAACTCAAGAAGATGTGGAAAAATTTAAAACCTTTGGTGCAAAGAGGGTATTTTCCTGCGGGAATTTAAAATTCATTTGTCAAAAAGGAAAAGGGATAAAATTGAAAGGTGAATTCATAGTAGCGGGAAGTATCCACACGGGCGAAGTTGAAATCATTCTAAAAGCCTTTAAAGAAATAAAAAAGACTTATTCAAGCTTAAAACTGATACTTGTCCCGAGGCATATAGAGAACGCAAAAATCTTTGAAAAAAAGGCGAGGGACTTTGGTTTTAAAACTTCCTTCTTTGAAAACCTCGAAGGTGATGTTATCCTAGTGGACAGGTTCGGGATACTTAAAGAACTATACCCGGTCGGAAAAATCGCAATAGTTGGCGGAACTTTTGTAAATATAGGGGGGCATAACCTTCTGGAGCCCACCTGCTGGGGCATTCCCGTAATTTACGGACCTTACACGCATAAAGTAAATGATCTGAAGGAATTTTTAGAAAAAGAGGGAGCTGGATTTGAAGTAAAGAATGAAACAGAGCTCGTGACAAAACTCACGGAGCTCCTATCCGTAAAGAAAGAGATTAAAGTGGAGGAAAAATCAAGGGAAATTAAGGGATGTTACTTGGAAAAACTTAGGGAGTTTTTAAGAGGTCTTTAA
- a CDS encoding alpha/beta fold hydrolase — protein MLRTYFPEVVLFLHAFPLNKEMYRYQFCAFEEEGIPYVALDYPGFGDAPNLPGEYTVERLTDYVVNELRKFRVKKVIPIGDSMGGYIMFDMWRRYREMIKGFVFVATRAEADTEEGKKARYALIEKVQKEGKEFLIEAMLENQTSPATKKDENKMRTLRCIMEKATREGIVKTLKALAERKDNTDLLPSIDVPTLVIAGKDDERVTPPEIVKKIAEGIKGAKYYELENSAHLPPFENPEKFNEVVIPFVKDLLKTP, from the coding sequence ATGCTGAGAACTTACTTTCCCGAAGTTGTACTTTTCCTGCACGCTTTTCCCCTGAACAAAGAGATGTACAGGTACCAGTTTTGTGCCTTTGAAGAGGAAGGAATACCTTACGTAGCTTTAGATTATCCGGGCTTCGGAGACGCTCCAAACCTTCCCGGAGAGTATACGGTAGAGAGATTAACGGATTACGTCGTAAACGAACTCAGAAAGTTCAGGGTAAAGAAGGTAATCCCGATAGGAGACAGTATGGGCGGTTACATAATGTTCGACATGTGGAGACGCTACAGGGAAATGATAAAGGGATTTGTTTTCGTTGCAACCAGGGCGGAGGCGGACACCGAAGAGGGCAAAAAAGCACGCTACGCCCTAATAGAGAAAGTACAGAAGGAAGGAAAGGAGTTCTTAATAGAGGCTATGCTCGAAAACCAGACTTCCCCTGCCACGAAGAAGGACGAAAACAAGATGAGGACACTCAGGTGCATAATGGAAAAGGCAACGAGGGAAGGCATAGTGAAGACATTAAAGGCTCTAGCAGAAAGGAAGGATAACACGGATCTGCTTCCGAGTATAGACGTTCCTACGCTCGTGATAGCGGGAAAAGACGACGAGAGAGTCACTCCTCCGGAGATTGTGAAAAAGATTGCAGAGGGCATAAAGGGAGCAAAGTACTACGAGCTTGAAAACTCCGCACACCTTCCGCCTTTTGAAAACCCCGAAAAGTTCAACGAGGTCGTAATTCCCTTCGTTAAAGACCTCTTAAAAACTCCCTAA
- a CDS encoding DUF1931 family protein — protein sequence MLRPKGFDKLDHYFRTELDIDLTDETIELLLNSVKAAFGKLFYGAEQRARWNGRDFIALADLNITKALEEHIKNFQKIEQDMGVDELLEYIAFIPPVEMNVGEDLKSEYRNIMGGLLLMHADVIKKATGERKPSREAMEFVAQIVDKVF from the coding sequence ATGCTGAGACCTAAGGGATTTGACAAATTAGACCACTACTTCAGAACAGAACTGGACATAGACCTGACCGATGAGACCATAGAACTGCTCCTGAACTCCGTTAAAGCTGCCTTCGGAAAACTCTTTTACGGTGCGGAGCAAAGGGCAAGGTGGAACGGAAGGGACTTTATAGCCCTTGCGGATCTGAACATAACCAAAGCTCTGGAAGAACATATCAAAAACTTCCAGAAGATAGAACAAGATATGGGAGTGGACGAGCTCCTTGAGTACATAGCCTTTATTCCTCCCGTGGAAATGAATGTAGGGGAAGACCTGAAAAGTGAGTACAGGAACATAATGGGCGGACTCCTCCTCATGCACGCGGACGTTATAAAGAAGGCAACGGGAGAGAGAAAACCCTCAAGGGAGGCTATGGAGTTCGTAGCCCAAATAGTTGACAAAGTTTTCTAA
- a CDS encoding ferritin-like domain-containing protein, whose translation MNKKELIDILLYDVALEHSAIIQYLYNVFLIGDPEITNEIESIARQEMRHLKWFAQKVVELGGKVTLNRIEEAIKVGQSWEEMLKNDVDAEEEAIKIYSQQLEIVKDDSVKKLLDRVINDEMRHRDEFSEMLEELKNKKIEEAKQEAGIDSEIFNILNKLLQKEYRLILDYLYHFFHSKTWQEKDTSLDIAIESMFHMGELGEKIGELGGYPDLSLPKAKHFKGFTPEEVIEDIKEEETASRMYEENAKKVTREDLVKLFKWFEKQEDYHAQRLKELFRKMNRFTIGGLGEES comes from the coding sequence ATGAATAAAAAGGAACTTATTGACATACTTCTATACGACGTTGCATTAGAGCATTCTGCCATAATCCAGTACCTCTACAACGTGTTCCTGATAGGAGATCCCGAAATAACGAACGAGATAGAGAGTATAGCAAGACAGGAAATGCGTCACCTCAAGTGGTTTGCCCAGAAGGTGGTAGAACTTGGCGGAAAGGTAACTCTGAACAGGATAGAGGAGGCTATAAAGGTAGGACAGAGCTGGGAAGAGATGCTCAAAAACGACGTGGATGCGGAAGAGGAAGCGATAAAGATATACTCCCAGCAACTTGAAATAGTGAAGGACGATTCTGTGAAAAAGCTCTTGGACAGAGTGATAAACGACGAGATGAGGCACAGGGACGAGTTTTCCGAAATGCTCGAAGAACTCAAAAACAAGAAGATAGAAGAAGCTAAACAGGAAGCAGGGATAGACTCCGAAATATTCAACATACTCAACAAACTCCTTCAAAAGGAGTACAGGCTAATACTGGACTACCTCTACCACTTCTTCCACTCAAAAACGTGGCAGGAAAAGGACACTTCTTTAGATATAGCAATTGAGAGCATGTTCCACATGGGAGAGCTTGGTGAAAAGATAGGAGAACTGGGAGGTTATCCCGACCTTTCCCTACCGAAGGCAAAACACTTTAAAGGATTCACACCAGAGGAAGTTATAGAGGACATAAAGGAAGAAGAAACTGCAAGCAGGATGTACGAAGAAAACGCAAAGAAGGTAACGAGGGAAGACTTAGTAAAACTCTTTAAGTGGTTTGAAAAACAGGAAGACTACCACGCTCAGAGATTAAAGGAATTATTTAGGAAGATGAACAGGTTCACTATAGGGGGCTTGGGAGAAGAGTCTTAA
- the hemE gene encoding uroporphyrinogen decarboxylase: MPKNDLLLRSLRGEPIGRFPVWLMRQAGRYMPEYRKIRNRVKNFLELCKNVDLATEISLLPLKILGVDAIIIFSDILVPLEPLGVKVEFVEGEGPKLSWSGKVSDLKKYDPSQNAYVYEIIKRVKEAQDEVPVIGFAGAPFTLLSYLIEGGASKDFKSTKLFMWENPKEYKRLMDILTETVLAYLKEQIKAGADVVQIFDSWVNNLSLEDYGEYVYPYVNYLISELKDFSDTPVIYFFRGSSSFIDLAVDYRADALSVDWSVDIPELFKIYDKGFQGNLEPAVLYASEEVIEEKTLGLLRRIPVKTRYVFNLGHGLAPDMELEKVKYLVDLVKSFPLT; this comes from the coding sequence ATGCCGAAAAACGACCTCCTTTTGAGAAGCCTCCGCGGAGAACCCATAGGGCGATTTCCCGTCTGGTTAATGAGACAGGCAGGCAGGTACATGCCTGAGTACAGGAAAATAAGGAACAGAGTTAAAAACTTTCTTGAACTCTGTAAAAACGTAGACCTTGCCACCGAAATCTCGCTCCTTCCTTTAAAAATTCTTGGTGTTGATGCGATAATCATCTTTTCCGATATCCTCGTTCCCTTGGAACCCTTAGGTGTAAAGGTCGAGTTCGTAGAGGGAGAAGGTCCGAAGCTCTCTTGGAGCGGAAAGGTTTCTGATTTGAAAAAGTACGACCCGTCTCAAAACGCATACGTTTACGAAATTATTAAAAGGGTTAAGGAAGCTCAGGACGAAGTTCCCGTTATAGGTTTTGCCGGAGCACCCTTTACACTCCTCTCGTACCTGATAGAAGGCGGGGCGAGCAAAGACTTCAAAAGTACTAAACTCTTTATGTGGGAAAATCCCAAGGAGTACAAAAGGTTGATGGACATACTTACGGAAACTGTACTGGCTTACTTGAAGGAACAGATAAAGGCTGGAGCGGATGTGGTTCAAATATTCGATAGCTGGGTCAACAACCTGAGCCTTGAGGATTACGGTGAGTACGTTTACCCTTACGTGAATTACTTAATTTCTGAGCTGAAAGACTTTTCGGATACACCCGTTATATACTTCTTCAGAGGTTCTTCCTCATTTATAGACCTGGCGGTGGACTACAGAGCTGATGCCCTTTCTGTGGACTGGAGCGTTGATATACCCGAACTCTTTAAAATCTACGATAAAGGCTTTCAGGGAAATCTTGAACCTGCGGTTCTGTACGCAAGCGAGGAGGTTATAGAAGAAAAGACTTTAGGACTCCTCAGAAGAATTCCCGTAAAAACTAGGTACGTTTTTAACTTGGGGCACGGGCTTGCCCCCGACATGGAACTTGAGAAAGTTAAGTACCTCGTGGATCTGGTCAAGTCCTTTCCTTTAACATAA
- the cysQ gene encoding 3'(2'),5'-bisphosphate nucleotidase CysQ translates to MLEKVIKACKKAGEEILEVYSKEFTVEEKEDRTPVTEADRRAHRIITEELKETRIPVLSEEGKEIPFKERRKWKRFWLVDPLDGTKEFIKKNGEFTVNVALVEEGEPVLGVVYAPALEVLYFAEKGNGAYREVKGKMEKLPIGNWSRENLRVVASRSHMNEETKKFLENLEKKFGKLQFLSKGSSLKICMVAEGSADIYPRIAPTMEWDTGAGHAVAKEAGCELFVYEEGKLREPLRYNKEDLRNPSFVCLSLEIKELVEATGGFEPP, encoded by the coding sequence ATGTTAGAAAAGGTGATTAAAGCCTGCAAAAAAGCAGGTGAGGAAATTTTAGAAGTTTACTCAAAGGAGTTCACAGTTGAAGAAAAGGAAGACAGGACTCCCGTTACGGAAGCGGACAGAAGGGCTCACAGAATAATAACGGAAGAGTTAAAGGAAACTAGAATACCTGTACTCTCGGAAGAGGGAAAGGAAATTCCTTTTAAAGAGAGAAGAAAATGGAAAAGGTTCTGGCTCGTTGATCCACTGGACGGGACGAAGGAGTTTATAAAGAAGAACGGAGAGTTTACCGTAAACGTAGCCCTCGTAGAGGAAGGAGAACCTGTTCTCGGAGTAGTTTACGCACCTGCCTTAGAAGTGCTTTACTTTGCCGAGAAAGGGAACGGAGCTTACAGAGAGGTAAAGGGAAAAATGGAAAAACTTCCCATTGGAAATTGGAGTAGGGAAAACCTCAGGGTCGTGGCTTCCCGTTCCCACATGAACGAAGAAACCAAGAAATTCCTCGAAAATTTAGAAAAGAAATTTGGTAAACTCCAGTTCCTTTCAAAGGGCAGTTCACTAAAGATATGTATGGTTGCGGAAGGAAGTGCGGATATATATCCGAGAATTGCCCCAACTATGGAGTGGGACACGGGAGCGGGGCATGCCGTAGCAAAAGAGGCGGGCTGTGAACTCTTCGTTTACGAAGAGGGAAAACTCAGAGAACCTTTGAGGTACAACAAGGAAGACTTGAGAAATCCCAGTTTTGTTTGTTTATCTTTAGAAATCAAGGAATTGGTGGAGGCGACGGGCGGATTCGAACCGCCGTAA
- a CDS encoding class I SAM-dependent methyltransferase — protein MAEKEIMAKVFSGASKVYDFFVSLATFGGIHRWQKELIERMGEEGNWLDVGTGTGEVLLKLKNSDLKVGIDLALGMLRRAKEKCGDCYFLLADAENMPFKDKSFDRVSLSLVFRHLENKEKFLEEAKRVGKEKVRVGIIDIGRFKGTGVLILLMKTLLLPVGLLFFGRDKWEFFIKSLKESLSPEETRSMFTSFGFKEIYFSRKFLGLIYIQVFEKE, from the coding sequence ATGGCTGAAAAGGAAATAATGGCTAAAGTATTTTCCGGTGCTTCAAAGGTTTACGACTTTTTCGTGAGTCTTGCAACCTTCGGAGGTATACACAGGTGGCAGAAGGAATTAATAGAGAGGATGGGAGAGGAGGGAAACTGGCTGGATGTCGGAACGGGAACGGGGGAAGTGCTTTTAAAACTAAAAAACTCTGACCTCAAAGTCGGGATAGATTTAGCCCTCGGTATGCTCCGAAGAGCTAAGGAAAAGTGCGGGGATTGTTACTTTTTACTTGCGGATGCGGAGAATATGCCCTTCAAGGACAAGAGTTTTGATAGGGTTTCCCTCTCTCTCGTGTTCAGACACCTTGAAAATAAGGAAAAGTTCCTAGAGGAGGCAAAAAGAGTCGGAAAAGAAAAAGTTAGGGTGGGAATTATAGACATAGGGAGGTTTAAAGGAACAGGAGTTCTGATTCTTTTAATGAAAACTTTACTCCTTCCTGTAGGTCTTCTCTTCTTCGGCAGGGATAAGTGGGAGTTCTTTATAAAGAGTTTGAAGGAAAGCCTTTCTCCTGAGGAAACGAGATCAATGTTCACAAGCTTCGGCTTTAAGGAGATTTACTTCAGCAGAAAGTTTTTAGGACTCATTTACATACAGGTTTTTGAAAAGGAGTAA
- a CDS encoding PAS domain S-box protein, with protein MFTFALCPHDTEEKKEFEYWENIAKSISEKLKEDVKIITFKDYAEEKLKLPSADYDIYYANPVSSYFLYKKGYKPLARLKGKRDSFVIIGYENVKDHQLTVTTTYIETHLLPVLVLEHFDFLKTNIFFVKTQKEIYESVKNKKADFGIMFEDAYNEIEDEEKVPVIVKIPSNLRHTLMVKPEIYKKLKEVIKEFEEFELIDDKEFLEGITENLPILAFLKTKELFDVSKAIYNEPFVGVLIYRDKIVYANETIQKLTGYTLEELQNLPFEELVAEEQREEIKEAVKRRLRGEIFSKGYENLKIKTKDGKYLYTLAFSTTMLYKNSYAGLVFFIDITKEVLYQKLYKALRNVNRAIATVLTEKELYKTVCETLVKELDIKFAWIGVPDEKTKTFKSIYKCGEEQDYLKHIKIYAGGSLPEAKGPTGRAYTEGKIVINPSTEENPLMKPWKEEMLKRGFLSSAAIPIMKNGKVHAVLNIYASIPHYFDEDIRTLLKELKQDLSFALEKIESIKESNILKIAIENSREWILITDKDGNIEYVNDFVSKLTGYKKEELIGKKPRIFKSGYHPKEFYEKLWKTILSGKRV; from the coding sequence ATGTTTACCTTTGCTTTGTGTCCACACGATACAGAAGAGAAAAAAGAATTTGAATACTGGGAGAATATAGCAAAGTCAATATCAGAAAAATTAAAAGAAGATGTAAAGATAATAACTTTTAAAGATTATGCGGAAGAAAAATTAAAACTACCTTCTGCGGATTACGATATTTACTATGCAAATCCGGTAAGCTCTTACTTTTTATACAAAAAAGGATATAAACCCCTTGCAAGATTAAAAGGGAAAAGGGACAGTTTTGTAATTATTGGATACGAAAATGTAAAAGACCATCAACTTACTGTAACGACAACGTACATAGAAACCCATTTGCTTCCCGTTTTAGTTCTGGAGCATTTTGACTTTTTAAAAACCAACATATTTTTCGTTAAAACCCAAAAGGAAATATACGAAAGCGTAAAAAATAAAAAAGCAGACTTTGGAATAATGTTTGAAGATGCATACAATGAGATTGAAGACGAAGAAAAAGTACCCGTTATCGTAAAAATACCTTCAAACTTGAGACATACCTTAATGGTAAAACCCGAAATTTATAAAAAACTAAAAGAAGTTATAAAAGAGTTTGAAGAGTTTGAACTGATTGATGATAAGGAATTTTTGGAAGGTATAACTGAAAATCTGCCAATATTGGCTTTTTTAAAAACAAAAGAGTTATTCGACGTATCAAAGGCTATTTACAACGAGCCTTTTGTTGGGGTTTTAATTTACAGGGATAAAATTGTTTATGCAAATGAAACGATTCAAAAACTAACGGGATACACATTAGAAGAACTTCAAAATTTACCTTTTGAAGAATTAGTAGCAGAAGAACAAAGAGAAGAAATAAAAGAAGCAGTAAAAAGAAGATTAAGAGGTGAAATTTTTTCAAAAGGTTATGAAAACTTAAAAATAAAAACAAAAGACGGAAAATATTTATATACACTTGCCTTTTCAACCACAATGCTTTATAAAAACTCATACGCGGGACTTGTTTTCTTCATAGATATAACAAAAGAGGTTTTATACCAGAAGCTTTATAAGGCATTGAGAAATGTAAACAGGGCAATAGCAACAGTTTTAACGGAAAAGGAACTTTACAAAACAGTTTGTGAAACTCTCGTAAAAGAACTTGATATTAAATTTGCATGGATTGGTGTCCCCGATGAAAAAACGAAAACGTTTAAATCTATATATAAATGCGGTGAGGAACAGGATTATTTAAAGCATATAAAAATTTATGCAGGAGGAAGTCTTCCAGAGGCAAAAGGACCTACAGGAAGAGCGTACACTGAAGGGAAAATAGTAATAAACCCTTCAACGGAAGAAAACCCTCTAATGAAACCTTGGAAAGAAGAGATGTTAAAAAGGGGTTTCCTGTCTTCTGCAGCTATTCCTATAATGAAAAACGGAAAAGTTCATGCGGTATTAAATATATACGCTTCCATTCCTCATTACTTTGATGAGGATATAAGAACTCTTTTAAAGGAGTTAAAACAAGATTTAAGCTTTGCCCTTGAGAAAATTGAAAGTATTAAGGAATCAAATATCCTGAAAATTGCGATAGAAAACTCTAGAGAGTGGATATTGATAACGGACAAAGACGGAAATATAGAGTACGTTAACGATTTCGTTTCAAAATTGACAGGTTATAAAAAAGAAGAACTGATAGGTAAAAAGCCGAGAATTTTTAAGTCTGGATATCACCCGAAAGAATTCTATGAAAAACTCTGGAAAACTATCTTATCCGGAAAAAGAGTTTGA
- a CDS encoding GGDEF domain-containing protein has translation MLIDIADFSYINKVYGYDFGDELIRKIAEILKKNFKESDIIGRIEGDLFAIFAKNLKKKENVFSLIERLKEILDKDVVFEVRGKKLHIIFHGGVSIYPDDGKTFEELLQNARIALKEAKQEGYNVVKIYNKELEKRQNLSFI, from the coding sequence ATATTAATAGACATAGCTGACTTTTCCTACATCAACAAAGTTTACGGATACGATTTCGGAGATGAACTTATAAGAAAAATTGCAGAAATATTAAAGAAGAATTTTAAAGAAAGTGATATAATAGGTAGAATTGAGGGAGACTTATTTGCAATATTTGCAAAAAATTTAAAGAAAAAGGAAAATGTATTCTCCCTTATAGAAAGGCTTAAGGAAATTCTGGATAAAGATGTTGTCTTTGAAGTAAGGGGCAAAAAATTACATATAATCTTCCACGGAGGCGTGTCTATTTATCCGGATGATGGAAAAACCTTTGAGGAACTACTTCAGAACGCCAGGATTGCTTTAAAAGAAGCCAAACAGGAAGGTTATAACGTAGTAAAAATATACAATAAAGAACTGGAAAAAAGGCAGAATCTTTCATTTATATAG